In Epilithonimonas zeae, a single window of DNA contains:
- the mnmG gene encoding tRNA uridine-5-carboxymethylaminomethyl(34) synthesis enzyme MnmG, giving the protein MISEIYDVIVVGAGHAGCEAAAAAANLGSKTLLVTMNMQTIGQMSCNPAMGGIAKGQIVREIDAMGGYSGIVADKSAIQFKMLNLSKGPAMWSPRTQNDRMMFAEEWRLTLENTPNLDFFQDMVKSLIIENNKVEGVVTSLGIEIKAKSVVLTNGTFLNGLIHVGDKQLGGGRMGEPRAFGITEQLVSLGFEAGRMKTGTPPRVDGRSLDYSKMEEQKGDENPQKFSYLDTPKLTKQLSCHIVYTNETVHDILREGFDRSPMFNGTIQSLGPRYCPSIEDKINRFAERNRHQLFVEPEGWRTVEIYVNGFSSSLPEDVQIKAMKHIPGFENVKVFRPGYAIEYDYFPPTQLNHTLETKLVENLYFAGQINGTTGYEEAAGQGLIAGINAHNKVHDKGEFILNRDEAYIGVLIDDLITKGTEEPYRMFTSRAEYRLLLRQDNADIRLTEKAYNLGLAKEERLRKVEEKIAKSDELETFLRETSLKPGIINPILETIESSPVDQAYRAAQILTRPNMTLEKLEGIEAIKDVASTYENEIREQAEINIKYKGYIEKEKENVAKLNRLETIRIPEDFDYSKITSLSAEAKQKMGKVKPKTIAQAGRISGVSPADINVLLIYLGR; this is encoded by the coding sequence ATGATAAGCGAAATATATGACGTAATTGTAGTTGGAGCAGGTCACGCTGGTTGCGAGGCTGCTGCTGCTGCTGCTAATCTTGGTTCAAAAACCCTTCTTGTCACAATGAATATGCAAACCATTGGACAAATGAGTTGTAATCCTGCAATGGGAGGTATTGCAAAAGGACAAATTGTAAGGGAAATCGATGCAATGGGCGGCTATTCCGGTATTGTAGCTGATAAATCTGCAATCCAGTTCAAGATGCTGAATCTTTCCAAAGGCCCTGCAATGTGGTCTCCAAGAACACAGAATGACAGAATGATGTTTGCAGAAGAATGGCGTTTAACTCTAGAAAATACGCCTAATCTTGACTTTTTTCAGGATATGGTAAAAAGCCTTATTATTGAAAATAATAAAGTCGAGGGTGTTGTAACTTCCCTTGGAATCGAAATTAAAGCTAAATCTGTTGTCTTAACGAACGGAACTTTCCTTAACGGTTTGATTCACGTCGGAGATAAGCAATTAGGTGGTGGAAGAATGGGAGAACCAAGAGCTTTCGGAATCACAGAACAATTGGTTTCTTTAGGTTTTGAAGCTGGAAGAATGAAAACTGGAACACCTCCACGTGTGGATGGAAGAAGCCTTGACTATTCTAAAATGGAAGAACAAAAAGGCGATGAAAATCCTCAGAAATTCAGTTATTTAGATACTCCTAAGTTAACCAAACAATTAAGCTGTCATATCGTTTATACCAACGAGACTGTGCACGATATTTTACGTGAAGGATTTGATAGAAGCCCTATGTTTAATGGAACTATTCAGAGTTTAGGCCCAAGATATTGCCCAAGTATTGAGGATAAAATCAACCGTTTTGCGGAGAGAAACAGACATCAATTATTTGTAGAACCAGAAGGTTGGAGAACTGTAGAGATTTATGTGAATGGATTCAGTTCTTCTCTTCCAGAAGATGTTCAAATCAAAGCGATGAAACACATTCCAGGTTTCGAAAATGTCAAAGTTTTCCGTCCTGGTTATGCCATAGAATACGACTACTTCCCTCCTACCCAATTGAACCATACATTAGAAACAAAACTGGTTGAAAACCTTTATTTCGCTGGTCAAATCAATGGTACAACGGGTTATGAAGAAGCTGCCGGACAAGGTTTAATTGCCGGAATTAATGCTCATAATAAAGTTCACGACAAAGGAGAGTTTATTCTTAATCGTGATGAAGCTTATATCGGTGTTTTAATTGATGATTTGATTACGAAAGGAACTGAAGAACCTTATAGAATGTTCACTTCCAGAGCTGAATACAGATTACTACTTAGACAAGATAATGCTGATATTAGATTAACTGAAAAGGCTTATAATCTTGGTTTAGCAAAAGAAGAGAGACTAAGAAAAGTTGAAGAAAAAATTGCTAAAAGTGATGAATTAGAGACTTTCCTTAGAGAAACTTCTCTTAAACCAGGAATTATTAATCCCATTCTTGAAACGATTGAATCCTCTCCTGTTGACCAAGCTTACAGAGCTGCTCAAATCTTGACACGTCCAAATATGACTTTGGAAAAATTAGAAGGGATTGAAGCTATAAAAGATGTAGCTTCTACTTATGAAAATGAAATAAGAGAACAAGCTGAAATCAATATCAAATACAAAGGTTACATAGAGAAAGAAAAGGAAAATGTTGCTAAACTAAATAGATTAGAAACAATCAGAATTCCGGAAGATTTTGATTATTCAAAAATCACTTCTCTTTCTGCAGAAGCTAAACAAAAAATGGGTAAAGTAAAACCCAAAACTATTGCACAAGCAGGAAGAATCAGCGGCGTTTCTCCAGCTGATATTAATGTACTTTTGATATATTTGGGTAGATAA
- the ybeY gene encoding rRNA maturation RNase YbeY, giving the protein MINYFFEKIDKVEIHSNTSEWLENLIQAENKKLGEINYIFCDDEYLLKVNQDYLDHDYYTDIITFDYVKGKTISGDIFVSLPRILDNASTLSQNFESEFNRVLAHGILHLCGYKDKTEEEETQMRAKEDFYINQFKNF; this is encoded by the coding sequence ATGATAAACTATTTTTTTGAAAAAATTGATAAAGTAGAAATCCATTCAAACACATCAGAATGGCTGGAAAACTTGATTCAGGCAGAGAACAAGAAGCTCGGTGAAATCAATTATATATTTTGTGACGACGAGTATCTTCTCAAAGTTAATCAGGATTATCTCGACCACGATTATTACACAGACATCATCACATTTGACTATGTAAAGGGAAAAACCATTTCGGGAGATATTTTCGTATCTTTGCCGCGCATTTTGGACAACGCTTCTACCCTATCTCAAAACTTTGAATCAGAATTCAATCGCGTTTTGGCTCACGGAATTCTTCATCTTTGCGGATACAAGGATAAAACCGAGGAAGAAGAGACTCAAATGCGAGCAAAAGAAGATTTTTATATCAATCAATTTAAAAATTTTTAG
- a CDS encoding patatin-like phospholipase family protein — MIKKLFYLIPFLAYLMSYSQVKENLVIPKNPKIGLSLSGGGAKGFTHVGVLKVLDSLGVKIDYISGTSMGAIVGGLYASGYTGKDIEKIVMDTDFYSLITDPKTRRETSFFNKSVDKYLFTVPLKNGKITFPSSISTGQRNVYLLKELLRNVSNIDDFSKLPIPFMCIGTNIESGQMKIFENGDLVSSIMASSAFPSLLDPVKVGDSIYVDGAMTVNFPSKPLKDKGIDIVIGVDLNQPLAKRENLTSIISILNQIIDINIKKETLNQYKYTDINIKPDLTGMTATSYDDKRKILDSGYVEAQKYVDILDKLPKRNFERIRSSINPIYSSVYKIDSLVVENGRIYKSNYIRGKMGLKLPSMQTYGSVNKMIDKLYATNNYKFINYDIVQENNSSYLKLYVTEDESRHFLKFGLHYDEVFKTGLLLNYSAKRLLFRNSNLSLDVVIGDNPRYYFNYFIDNGYIPGFGLYSSGMTFDLKNFDNNTTETWDWFRNEVFIQSVWKDKFAIGGGLSHDYFESERNGANKIVEKYLNPYVFLKSDTQNDRDFPTKGFYLNAEGKIIDLFNSDLEKKPINIKADIKMNFYISKMFTYRLNLYGGITIGDNLPSFYQYRVGGIFEQPIANYKQFAGYQFASLVDNNIFIASNDFQLRFSKNYFLIGNFSLANMFSTIKFEDAVKLNYSSIGLTAGYKSPFGQIKVNFSKSLNKHKGVFSVILGHWF, encoded by the coding sequence ATGATTAAGAAACTCTTTTATCTGATTCCATTTTTAGCTTATCTGATGAGTTATTCTCAGGTAAAAGAAAATCTTGTCATTCCAAAAAATCCTAAGATTGGATTATCTCTTTCTGGCGGAGGCGCAAAAGGATTTACACACGTTGGAGTCTTGAAAGTTCTGGATTCTCTCGGTGTTAAAATCGATTATATTTCCGGAACCAGTATGGGTGCAATTGTTGGTGGGCTTTACGCTTCTGGCTATACAGGAAAAGACATCGAAAAGATCGTAATGGACACCGATTTTTATTCATTGATTACAGATCCAAAAACTCGTCGCGAAACCAGTTTTTTCAATAAAAGCGTTGATAAATATCTGTTTACCGTTCCTCTCAAAAACGGAAAGATTACATTTCCCTCTTCTATTAGCACAGGTCAGAGAAATGTTTATCTGCTGAAAGAATTACTTAGAAATGTTTCTAATATTGATGATTTTTCTAAGCTTCCAATTCCTTTTATGTGTATCGGAACCAATATAGAAAGTGGTCAAATGAAGATTTTTGAGAATGGTGATTTGGTTTCATCAATTATGGCAAGTTCTGCTTTTCCATCACTTTTGGATCCTGTAAAGGTTGGTGATAGTATTTATGTTGATGGCGCAATGACGGTTAATTTCCCTTCAAAGCCCTTGAAAGATAAAGGAATTGACATTGTAATCGGTGTTGACCTCAATCAGCCTTTGGCAAAACGTGAGAATCTGACCAGTATAATTTCTATCCTGAATCAAATCATTGATATCAATATTAAAAAAGAAACACTTAACCAATATAAGTACACGGATATCAACATCAAACCGGATCTTACCGGAATGACTGCTACAAGTTATGATGATAAAAGGAAAATCCTGGACAGTGGTTATGTTGAAGCCCAAAAATATGTTGATATTCTGGACAAGCTACCGAAACGAAATTTTGAAAGAATAAGGTCATCAATCAATCCTATTTATTCCAGCGTTTATAAAATAGACAGCCTTGTGGTGGAAAACGGACGGATTTATAAGTCCAACTACATTCGTGGAAAAATGGGGCTTAAATTACCTTCTATGCAGACTTATGGAAGCGTGAATAAGATGATTGATAAATTATATGCAACCAACAATTATAAATTCATCAACTACGATATCGTACAGGAAAATAACAGCAGTTATCTCAAATTATATGTAACAGAAGATGAATCTCGTCATTTTTTGAAATTCGGGCTCCATTACGACGAAGTTTTCAAGACAGGATTGTTGCTCAATTATTCAGCGAAGCGTTTGTTATTTAGAAATTCTAATTTATCCCTGGATGTAGTAATTGGTGATAATCCGAGATATTATTTCAACTACTTTATAGATAACGGATATATTCCGGGTTTTGGACTATATTCTTCAGGAATGACATTCGATCTGAAAAATTTTGATAATAATACAACCGAAACTTGGGATTGGTTCAGAAACGAAGTTTTTATTCAGTCTGTTTGGAAAGACAAGTTTGCAATTGGAGGAGGTTTGAGCCACGACTATTTTGAAAGCGAACGAAACGGTGCCAATAAAATTGTAGAAAAATACCTCAATCCGTATGTCTTCTTAAAAAGCGATACCCAAAACGACCGCGACTTTCCGACAAAAGGTTTTTACCTGAATGCTGAAGGAAAAATCATAGATCTTTTCAATTCAGATTTAGAGAAGAAACCCATTAATATAAAAGCAGATATCAAGATGAATTTTTACATTTCAAAAATGTTCACATATCGTCTGAATTTATATGGAGGGATTACAATTGGAGACAACCTTCCTTCTTTTTATCAATATAGAGTTGGAGGAATTTTTGAACAACCTATAGCCAATTATAAACAATTTGCAGGATACCAGTTTGCTTCATTAGTTGATAATAATATTTTTATTGCTTCTAATGATTTTCAGCTTAGATTCAGTAAAAATTATTTTTTAATTGGAAATTTCAGTCTTGCAAATATGTTCAGCACTATCAAATTTGAAGATGCAGTTAAACTTAATTACAGTTCAATTGGTCTTACCGCAGGTTACAAATCTCCTTTCGGTCAGATAAAAGTCAACTTCAGCAAATCTCTTAACAAACATAAAGGCGTTTTCAGTGTCATCTTAGGGCATTGGTTTTAA
- a CDS encoding bifunctional UDP-N-acetylmuramoyl-tripeptide:D-alanyl-D-alanine ligase/alanine racemase, which translates to MNYTAKEIAEITNSEVIGNQDIKIKNIAFDSRTIYSTKNTAFLAISTKKNSGQKYIETVIEKGIDTIITENKIDNLSINQIITKNSVEFLQTLAKYHFEHSNINSIGITGSNGKTILKEWLYQCLSNEFVTVKSPKSFNSQIGLPLSLLQIDKKHELGIFEVGISKPNEMEKQENVFHPKIGLLTHIGTAHSANFNSEEELINEKLKLFKHSEIIFYNSDNELTDKLINQLYSSKKLISYGLKNNNDISIISDVNDRTQDIKVKYFEEEFSQPINQRDEATLTNVLALIGILKQFNLSNLQIKEKIDALKAIEMRLESIEGIRNNLIINDSYNLDLDSLKIAFQFIGEYNKPKKSLILTDILDSNENSEELYSEVSELVNEQKFDKVFLIGEEISSFYKLFNSETFTFNNTNQFIESKVINEIENQVILLKGARKFEIEKIKEILELRKHDTVLEINLNAILNNINFHKSLLKPETKMMAMVKANAYGLGSYEISEFLQHHHIDYLGVAFADEGVELRKKGITTPIIVMNPEQHSYDSVIEYNLEPEIYSLRVLELFNEQLIKSGNQQKYPIHIKLETGMHRLGFKDFELDELTEKLNSMNVKVQSIFSHLSSSDMPDEKEFTLNQLKTFEKNSSYLIDKLGYQPIRHILNSSGITNYTDYQYDMVRIGIGMIGENPDKSIKKQLQDSVSFKTVISQISDVKNGESVGYSRRFKAEHDTKIATIPVGYADGIPRLIGNKVGNIGVNNKLCPIVGSICMDMMMINVDNVVAKEGDSVTIFNSNPTLEEFSKYCGTITYEVLTSISPRVKRIYIKN; encoded by the coding sequence ATGAATTATACAGCAAAAGAAATTGCAGAAATTACCAACTCCGAAGTGATTGGAAATCAAGATATCAAAATCAAAAATATTGCTTTTGACAGCCGAACGATTTATTCTACAAAAAATACTGCGTTTCTTGCGATAAGCACAAAAAAAAATTCTGGACAGAAATATATCGAGACTGTCATCGAAAAAGGAATCGATACAATTATTACTGAAAATAAAATCGATAATCTTTCTATCAATCAAATCATTACAAAAAATTCGGTCGAATTTTTACAAACGCTTGCCAAATATCATTTTGAGCATTCTAATATTAATTCTATTGGAATTACGGGAAGTAATGGAAAAACAATTCTTAAAGAATGGCTTTATCAATGTCTTTCTAATGAGTTTGTTACGGTTAAAAGTCCAAAAAGTTTTAATTCTCAAATCGGTTTGCCCTTGTCATTGTTGCAAATCGATAAAAAGCACGAATTAGGAATATTCGAGGTTGGAATTTCCAAGCCGAACGAAATGGAAAAACAGGAAAATGTTTTCCACCCAAAGATTGGATTATTGACGCATATTGGAACTGCACATTCTGCAAACTTCAATTCCGAAGAAGAATTAATTAATGAGAAATTAAAGTTGTTCAAACATTCGGAAATTATATTTTATAATTCTGATAACGAATTGACAGACAAATTAATCAATCAATTATACTCAAGTAAAAAATTAATATCGTACGGTTTAAAAAACAATAATGATATTTCCATAATTTCTGATGTTAATGACCGAACGCAGGATATTAAAGTCAAATATTTTGAGGAAGAATTTTCTCAGCCAATCAATCAAAGAGATGAAGCGACTTTAACTAATGTTTTAGCTTTGATTGGAATTCTGAAACAGTTCAATTTATCAAATCTTCAAATCAAAGAAAAAATAGATGCACTTAAAGCGATTGAAATGCGTCTTGAAAGCATCGAAGGAATTAGAAATAATCTGATTATCAATGATTCTTATAATTTGGATTTGGATTCTTTGAAAATTGCTTTTCAGTTTATCGGTGAATATAACAAACCAAAAAAATCTCTGATTCTTACAGATATCTTAGATTCTAATGAGAATTCGGAAGAATTATATTCTGAAGTTTCTGAGTTAGTTAATGAACAGAAATTTGATAAAGTTTTTCTAATTGGAGAAGAAATAAGCTCATTTTATAAACTATTTAATTCTGAGACTTTTACTTTTAATAATACCAATCAATTTATTGAAAGTAAAGTGATTAATGAAATCGAAAACCAGGTTATTTTACTTAAAGGTGCAAGAAAATTCGAGATTGAAAAAATCAAAGAAATTCTTGAACTCAGAAAACACGATACGGTTTTGGAAATCAATCTGAATGCAATTCTTAATAACATTAATTTTCATAAATCTCTACTAAAACCAGAAACCAAAATGATGGCAATGGTAAAAGCAAATGCTTATGGATTAGGAAGTTATGAGATTTCCGAATTTCTTCAGCATCATCATATTGACTATCTTGGTGTTGCATTTGCAGACGAAGGTGTTGAATTGAGAAAAAAGGGAATCACAACGCCAATTATCGTGATGAATCCTGAACAGCACAGCTATGATAGTGTCATCGAATATAATCTGGAACCTGAAATCTACAGTCTAAGAGTTCTGGAATTATTCAATGAACAATTGATAAAATCCGGAAATCAGCAGAAATATCCGATTCATATCAAGCTGGAAACGGGAATGCATCGCCTTGGTTTTAAGGATTTTGAATTAGATGAATTAACTGAAAAATTAAACTCGATGAATGTCAAAGTTCAAAGTATTTTCAGTCATTTATCTTCTTCTGATATGCCAGACGAAAAAGAATTTACTTTGAATCAATTAAAAACTTTTGAAAAAAATTCTAGCTATTTAATTGATAAATTGGGTTATCAGCCAATCAGGCATATTCTTAATTCTTCTGGAATTACCAATTATACTGATTATCAATATGATATGGTAAGAATTGGAATTGGAATGATTGGAGAAAATCCAGATAAAAGTATCAAAAAACAACTTCAGGATTCTGTAAGTTTTAAAACTGTTATTTCTCAGATATCGGATGTAAAAAATGGAGAATCAGTAGGTTATAGCAGAAGATTCAAAGCTGAACACGACACAAAAATTGCTACCATTCCGGTTGGTTATGCGGACGGAATTCCACGTTTGATTGGAAATAAAGTCGGAAATATAGGCGTTAATAATAAACTCTGCCCAATTGTTGGAAGCATCTGTATGGATATGATGATGATTAACGTGGATAATGTTGTGGCAAAAGAAGGCGATTCTGTAACGATTTTTAATTCAAATCCTACTCTTGAAGAATTTTCAAAATATTGTGGTACAATTACTTACGAAGTATTAACTTCGATTTCTCCTAGAGTAAAAAGAATTTATATAAAAAATTAA
- a CDS encoding thymidine kinase: MFLENTINHSKQSGWMEVICGSMFSGKTEELIRRLRRAEMAGQNVEIFKPKIDTRYSEEDVVSHNQTKIRSTAVESPSEILLLGSNCDVVAIDEAQFFDESIVDVANQLANNGIRVVIAGLDMDFLGRPFGPMPNLMATAEYVTKVHAICKRTGNLANYSMRTSAGKELVELGETEAYDAVSRRVFVDEVLNKDNEIN, from the coding sequence ATGTTTTTAGAAAATACAATTAATCATTCCAAACAAAGCGGTTGGATGGAAGTTATCTGCGGTTCTATGTTTTCCGGAAAGACGGAAGAACTCATCAGAAGACTCCGTCGTGCAGAAATGGCCGGTCAGAATGTCGAGATTTTCAAACCGAAAATCGATACGCGTTATTCTGAGGAAGATGTTGTTTCCCATAATCAGACTAAAATCCGAAGTACAGCTGTGGAAAGTCCTTCTGAGATTCTTTTGTTGGGTTCTAATTGTGATGTGGTTGCGATAGATGAAGCGCAGTTTTTTGACGAAAGCATTGTAGATGTTGCCAATCAATTAGCAAATAACGGAATCCGGGTTGTGATTGCCGGGTTGGATATGGATTTTCTTGGTCGTCCTTTTGGACCAATGCCGAATCTGATGGCAACGGCAGAATATGTGACCAAAGTTCACGCGATTTGTAAAAGAACAGGAAATCTTGCCAATTATTCGATGAGAACTTCTGCAGGAAAGGAATTGGTGGAACTTGGAGAAACGGAAGCTTATGATGCAGTTAGTAGAAGAGTTTTTGTGGATGAAGTTCTTAATAAAGATAATGAAATTAATTAG
- the rsmI gene encoding 16S rRNA (cytidine(1402)-2'-O)-methyltransferase, whose protein sequence is MSGILYFVPTPVGNLEDMTFRAVKVLKEVDYILCEDTRTSGVLLKHYEISKPLKSYHLHNEHQATQKVIDDLKNGQNIAIITDAGTPGISDPGYLLAKACADENLEMICLPGATALIPALVVSGLPNNEFLFAGFLPQKKGRQTKLKQLAEEKKTIVLYESPHKINTTLEQIKEFFGEETRASLSREISKKFEETKRGTINELIEFSKSKTLKGEIVLIVNNSI, encoded by the coding sequence ATGAGCGGTATTCTTTATTTTGTTCCGACACCCGTTGGAAATCTGGAAGATATGACTTTCCGAGCTGTGAAAGTTCTGAAAGAAGTAGATTATATTTTGTGTGAAGATACAAGAACTTCCGGTGTTCTTCTCAAACATTACGAAATTTCCAAACCTCTGAAATCCTATCATTTACATAACGAACATCAAGCCACGCAAAAAGTAATTGATGACCTCAAAAATGGCCAAAACATTGCCATAATTACTGATGCAGGAACTCCAGGAATTTCGGACCCAGGTTATCTTTTGGCAAAAGCTTGTGCGGATGAAAATTTGGAAATGATTTGTCTTCCTGGCGCAACAGCTTTGATTCCAGCGCTTGTGGTTTCCGGATTGCCGAATAATGAGTTTCTTTTTGCTGGATTTCTTCCTCAAAAAAAAGGAAGACAAACCAAACTAAAACAATTGGCTGAAGAGAAAAAGACAATCGTTCTTTACGAAAGCCCACATAAAATCAATACAACACTTGAGCAAATCAAGGAATTCTTCGGAGAAGAAACTAGAGCAAGTTTGAGTCGAGAAATTTCCAAAAAATTCGAAGAAACTAAACGAGGGACAATCAATGAGTTAATTGAATTCTCGAAAAGCAAAACTTTAAAAGGTGAAATTGTTTTGATTGTGAATAATTCAATCTAA
- a CDS encoding XAC2610-related protein: MNFLKLIFLFFPVFFFTQVSYEGKIGNYPIELVLNIDGKFADGIYIYSKFNEPISIKGIIENGHLILFELDGDTRKAKFYFNNFKDGKEEYLGTWTNLKTEVQLNVYLKKKANQKSFLQSESTKQFYFRGTEENEENYLLIIDKKSNQIFQKMKMEECSFDGIYDVSVGDYNFDGYEDFSSCVQSYAGPNTSKTYFLFDNKKNEFFASDFSGTSLEFDEKNKLITETNQCCAGASIVKNIYKVKENKMVLVKEHCYKWSEKLQKHIEKKPKDCQ; the protein is encoded by the coding sequence ATGAATTTTCTTAAACTCATATTTCTGTTTTTTCCAGTTTTTTTCTTCACTCAAGTCAGTTATGAAGGGAAAATTGGTAATTATCCAATTGAATTGGTTCTTAATATTGATGGAAAATTTGCTGATGGAATTTATATTTATTCAAAATTCAATGAGCCAATTTCTATTAAAGGAATTATTGAGAATGGACATTTAATATTATTTGAATTGGATGGAGATACGAGGAAGGCAAAATTCTATTTTAATAACTTTAAAGATGGAAAAGAAGAATACCTGGGAACTTGGACAAATCTCAAAACAGAAGTTCAATTGAATGTCTATTTAAAGAAAAAAGCAAATCAAAAATCATTTTTACAATCAGAAAGTACTAAGCAATTTTATTTCAGAGGAACTGAAGAAAATGAAGAGAATTATCTTTTAATTATCGATAAAAAAAGCAATCAAATTTTTCAGAAAATGAAAATGGAAGAATGTAGTTTTGATGGTATTTATGATGTTTCGGTTGGGGATTATAATTTTGATGGTTACGAAGATTTTTCCAGCTGTGTGCAATCTTATGCAGGTCCAAACACTTCAAAAACATATTTTTTGTTCGATAATAAAAAGAATGAATTTTTTGCAAGTGATTTTTCTGGAACTTCTTTGGAATTTGATGAGAAAAATAAATTGATTACAGAAACCAATCAGTGTTGTGCAGGAGCATCGATTGTTAAAAATATCTATAAAGTAAAAGAAAACAAGATGGTTTTAGTCAAAGAACATTGCTATAAATGGAGCGAAAAACTTCAAAAGCATATTGAGAAAAAACCAAAGGATTGTCAATAA
- the fabG gene encoding 3-oxoacyl-[acyl-carrier-protein] reductase: MGLLQGKVAIITGATRGIGRGIAEVFAKEGAKIAFTYAGSVEKAKELESELSKITEIKGYQSDASDYDAAQKLVEDVLAEFGTIDILVNNAGITRDNLMLRMSKDDWDTIIKVNLDSVFNLTKAVIKPMMKAKSGSIINMTSVVGVKGNAGQANYAASKAGAIGFTKSIALELGSRNIRCNAIAPGFIETEMTAALDEKTVQGWRDGIPMKRGGQPADVANACVFFASELSSYVTGQVLNVDGGMLT, encoded by the coding sequence ATGGGATTACTACAAGGTAAAGTTGCAATTATCACAGGAGCAACGCGTGGAATCGGAAGAGGAATTGCAGAAGTTTTTGCCAAAGAAGGTGCAAAAATCGCATTCACTTATGCCGGTTCTGTGGAAAAAGCTAAAGAACTGGAATCGGAATTAAGCAAAATAACAGAAATCAAAGGATATCAGTCAGATGCTTCGGATTATGACGCCGCTCAAAAATTAGTTGAGGATGTGTTGGCAGAATTCGGAACAATTGATATTTTGGTAAATAATGCAGGAATCACCAGAGATAATTTGATGTTGAGAATGTCAAAAGACGATTGGGATACGATTATCAAAGTTAATTTGGATTCTGTTTTCAACTTGACAAAAGCGGTTATTAAACCAATGATGAAAGCAAAATCCGGTTCTATTATCAATATGACTTCGGTTGTTGGTGTGAAAGGAAATGCTGGACAAGCAAATTACGCCGCTTCAAAAGCTGGAGCAATTGGTTTTACTAAATCTATCGCTTTGGAATTAGGTTCCAGAAATATCCGTTGCAATGCTATCGCACCAGGTTTTATTGAGACTGAAATGACAGCTGCTTTGGACGAAAAAACGGTTCAGGGTTGGAGAGACGGAATCCCAATGAAAAGAGGAGGGCAGCCGGCAGATGTTGCCAATGCGTGCGTTTTCTTCGCAAGTGAATTATCTTCTTACGTTACAGGTCAGGTTCTGAATGTTGACGGAGGAATGTTGACTTAA
- a CDS encoding 5'-methylthioadenosine/S-adenosylhomocysteine nucleosidase family protein codes for MTNNGKNYNNILLVFALESEAGKEFEKFNKVFVGIGKVKATYNLTKAIQEVNPDLIINLGTAGSTIFDRGSVVNCSRFIQRDMDVRALGFQKFETPFSNETILLEYGLIIEHLPNGICGSGDQFEMEHINPEYNVIDMEAFALAKIAEYENIDFLCLKYISDGADGNAADDWTQEVKKASIALRRELDNL; via the coding sequence ATGACAAACAACGGAAAGAATTACAACAATATTTTATTGGTTTTTGCTTTGGAATCCGAAGCAGGGAAAGAGTTTGAAAAATTCAATAAAGTATTTGTAGGAATAGGGAAAGTTAAAGCGACTTATAATCTTACAAAAGCTATTCAGGAAGTGAATCCGGATTTGATTATCAATCTGGGAACTGCCGGGAGTACAATTTTTGACAGAGGAAGTGTTGTGAATTGCAGCCGGTTCATTCAGAGAGATATGGATGTCAGAGCTTTGGGTTTTCAGAAATTTGAAACACCTTTTTCCAATGAAACAATTCTCCTGGAATATGGATTAATTATAGAACATCTCCCCAATGGGATATGCGGTTCCGGAGACCAGTTCGAAATGGAACATATCAATCCGGAATACAATGTCATCGATATGGAAGCTTTTGCGCTTGCCAAAATTGCAGAATATGAGAATATCGATTTTCTATGTCTGAAATATATTTCTGACGGAGCAGACGGAAATGCGGCCGATGATTGGACGCAAGAGGTGAAAAAAGCTTCGATTGCGTTGAGAAGAGAACTAGATAATCTTTAA